Proteins encoded in a region of the Streptomyces sp. NBC_00310 genome:
- a CDS encoding STAS domain-containing protein, translating to MSGELFAAYGGPSSYGAPVPVLKLGNVLLVSLQGDLHDGAAEQLQQDISDTVARSGATGVVIDLSGVEMVDSFLGRVLGDIAAQTSLLAAGTVVAGMRPAVAITLVELGLTLPGLRTALSTEDALRLLGEPDPTFSRRGHARQESP from the coding sequence GTGAGCGGCGAACTCTTCGCCGCGTACGGCGGACCGTCCTCGTACGGGGCGCCCGTGCCGGTGCTCAAGCTCGGCAACGTGCTCCTGGTGTCGCTCCAGGGCGATCTGCACGACGGCGCGGCGGAGCAGCTCCAGCAGGACATCAGCGACACGGTCGCGCGCAGCGGCGCCACGGGCGTGGTCATCGACCTCTCCGGTGTGGAGATGGTCGACTCGTTCCTGGGCCGGGTGCTCGGCGACATCGCCGCCCAGACGAGCCTGCTCGCCGCCGGAACGGTGGTGGCGGGCATGCGTCCGGCCGTGGCGATCACCCTGGTGGAGCTGGGTCTGACCCTGCCGGGGCTGCGTACCGCGCTCAGCACCGAGGACGCGCTGCGCCTCCTCGGCGAACCGGACCCGACCTTTTCCCGCCGAGGGCACGCCCGCCAGGAGAGTCCGTGA
- a CDS encoding PP2C family protein-serine/threonine phosphatase, with protein MNRFVAAERALRSAAPHHLVDVVRDVLHDDWSARDVELYLADYALLALRPVPARPHPPEPLPMHDGPTGRAFGAQEPYVEKRGDGRVRAHLPVTVRGDRLGVLRLTLPSAAHAEESLAELTELAEVLGHELVVAERDTDVYVRARRSSRLTLAAEMQWQLLPGRSSTRAEYALGGQLEPAYAIFGDNFDWSADADHLLLYITNGMGEGIEASLLTHLGINALRNARRAGIPIADQAALADQALHAQYGGDLHLAVLLLDLNLATGHLEVVDAGSPRMLLLREGSVSSVALEAQLPLGMFEETDYTTQELTIEPGDRLVFVSDGVYSVATPGGETYGERALARAVNATRLLPAADVPGAVLRELSGHRGTPVADDDALVVCLDWFGREEAGRSHR; from the coding sequence GTGAACAGATTCGTGGCAGCCGAACGAGCACTTCGTTCCGCTGCTCCGCACCACTTGGTGGACGTGGTCCGCGACGTACTGCACGACGACTGGTCGGCGCGGGACGTCGAGCTCTACCTGGCCGACTACGCGCTCCTCGCGCTGCGGCCCGTGCCCGCGCGCCCGCACCCGCCGGAGCCCCTGCCGATGCACGACGGTCCGACCGGCCGGGCGTTCGGGGCGCAGGAGCCGTACGTGGAGAAGCGCGGCGACGGCCGGGTGCGGGCGCATCTTCCGGTCACCGTCCGCGGTGACCGGCTGGGCGTGCTGCGTCTGACACTGCCGTCCGCCGCGCACGCCGAGGAGAGCCTCGCCGAACTGACCGAGCTCGCCGAGGTACTGGGACACGAGCTGGTCGTCGCGGAGCGGGACACCGACGTGTACGTCCGGGCACGTCGCTCCAGCCGACTGACCCTGGCGGCCGAGATGCAGTGGCAGCTGCTGCCGGGCCGGTCCTCCACCCGGGCCGAGTACGCGCTGGGTGGCCAACTGGAGCCCGCCTACGCCATCTTCGGCGACAACTTCGACTGGTCCGCCGACGCCGACCACCTGTTGCTGTACATCACCAACGGCATGGGCGAGGGCATCGAGGCCTCCCTGCTGACCCATCTGGGAATCAACGCGCTGCGCAACGCCCGCCGGGCCGGCATCCCCATCGCGGACCAGGCGGCTCTCGCCGACCAGGCCCTCCACGCCCAGTACGGCGGCGACCTCCACCTGGCGGTGCTCCTGCTGGATCTGAACCTGGCCACCGGACACCTGGAGGTCGTCGACGCGGGCTCCCCGCGGATGCTGCTCCTGCGCGAGGGGAGCGTCAGCTCCGTCGCCCTGGAGGCACAGCTGCCGCTGGGCATGTTCGAGGAGACGGACTACACCACCCAGGAGTTGACGATCGAACCGGGCGACCGGCTCGTCTTCGTCAGCGACGGGGTGTACTCCGTCGCCACACCCGGCGGGGAGACCTACGGGGAGCGGGCACTGGCCCGGGCGGTCAACGCCACCCGTCTGCTGCCCGCCGCCGATGTCCCCGGCGCGGTGCTCCGAGAGCTCTCCGGACACCGCGGCACCCCCGTGGCGGACGACGACGCGCTCGTGGTCTGCCTCGACTGGTTCGGCCGCGAGGAGGCCGGCCGGTCCCACCGATGA
- a CDS encoding STAS domain-containing protein: protein MPEQDTAGQQLTPAQEVADFLRNRQEQIAQRWADAALFRTVFTHSRDEAVEAGRAVVDALAAVAAADSVEDAESGGFHVVREQLARTAASRARAGSTVTQISAEVDALRPPVTELLVAEFAAAPATHLRECTTTLTVLMGTLRLVVLETALSEGEELIHRQRLQLMEVATPVISLWEGIVAVPLIGTLDSARSQVVMERLLDSIVEQHARFAILDITGVPTVDSLVAQHLMKTVAAARLMGAECIVSGIRPPIAQTIVHLGIDLSSVLTRTSLADALAYALRKLGTDIVSRDGTGSGHR from the coding sequence GTGCCGGAACAGGACACGGCAGGCCAGCAGTTGACACCGGCGCAGGAAGTGGCGGACTTCCTGCGCAACCGCCAGGAACAGATCGCCCAGCGCTGGGCCGACGCCGCGCTGTTCCGTACCGTCTTCACCCACTCCCGGGACGAGGCGGTGGAGGCGGGCCGGGCCGTCGTGGACGCGCTCGCCGCCGTGGCCGCCGCGGACAGCGTCGAGGACGCGGAGTCCGGCGGCTTCCACGTGGTGCGCGAACAGCTCGCGCGGACGGCGGCCTCCCGGGCCCGGGCCGGTTCCACCGTGACGCAGATCTCCGCCGAGGTGGACGCGCTGCGGCCGCCCGTCACCGAACTCCTCGTCGCCGAGTTCGCCGCCGCGCCGGCCACACACCTCCGCGAGTGCACCACGACCCTGACGGTCCTGATGGGCACCCTGCGGCTGGTGGTGCTGGAGACCGCGCTCAGCGAGGGCGAGGAACTCATCCACCGGCAGCGGCTGCAGCTGATGGAGGTCGCCACGCCGGTGATCAGCCTGTGGGAGGGCATCGTCGCCGTCCCCCTGATCGGCACGCTGGACAGCGCGCGCAGCCAGGTGGTGATGGAGCGGCTCCTCGACTCGATCGTCGAGCAGCACGCCCGGTTCGCCATCCTGGACATCACCGGGGTCCCCACCGTCGACTCCCTGGTGGCCCAGCACCTCATGAAGACCGTGGCGGCGGCGCGGCTGATGGGAGCCGAGTGCATCGTCTCCGGTATCCGGCCGCCGATCGCGCAGACCATCGTCCATCTGGGCATCGACCTGAGCTCGGTGCTCACCCGCACCAGCCTCGCGGACGCCCTGGCCTACGCGTTGCGGAAGCTGGGGACGGACATCGTGTCCCGCGACGGCACCGGTTCGGGGCACAGGTGA
- a CDS encoding DUF5133 domain-containing protein, giving the protein MLMPHPATLRRLVEEYESLVAHEGERSDPQTARRAQDLAYTLCVSTGTRDVQRALEAARGQLAAAQASATAELCGNRVILPADLGSHGPGASGYAALHEQ; this is encoded by the coding sequence ATGCTGATGCCCCATCCCGCGACCCTGCGCAGGCTCGTCGAGGAATACGAGTCACTCGTGGCCCACGAGGGCGAGCGGAGCGACCCCCAGACCGCTCGCCGCGCGCAGGACCTGGCGTACACGCTGTGCGTGTCCACGGGGACCCGGGACGTCCAACGGGCCCTGGAGGCGGCGCGCGGGCAGCTCGCCGCCGCGCAGGCGAGCGCGACCGCCGAGCTGTGCGGGAACCGGGTGATACTTCCCGCCGACCTCGGCAGCCATGGTCCGGGCGCGAGCGGGTATGCGGCGCTCCATGAACAGTGA
- a CDS encoding PP2C family protein-serine/threonine phosphatase: MTRTWHVSSVTDAARARIATARLATAHGVSPTDRARLVSMLTAQLRQCLTKGGAWLLTTRVTTARPGGTRFLVEVTSPNRRPGEFRQPWRLTVACSEEGRLPDSEYVSGDPTTLAEALFGADEDTALLLEKLDEQEALVAFHREELHQTNQGVLALHAELDAAGRAQRDLFAAEQKARKEAENARGRLTFLADASAALTASLNPDAIMRLLPTLLVPRYARTADVWLFDGESDVARGGPRPAAAVVAARRGRPQYAADHPGGLPGVDDQPPSALDPARPLLCVPLMTRGAPLGVLTLSPPHDERWDADDAFMLIELARRAGVALENARRFEHNRDIAETLQRALLTELPTTPGLRLAARYLPATRGLNIGGDWYDAFRQPDGGLITVIGDVTGHGLHAAVMMSQLRTALRAYAVDGKTPGQLLTHLHLFLHHLQPDLYATAVIARFHPHEPTLTWAAAGHPPPVLRSPDGEVRILDAKPGAMLGIPLHQEIADHTAPLPPGSTLALYTDGLVERRAQGIDPGIEQLATVLGGLPPATLDDDLEESADQLLHPLLDDEHEDDVCLLLCHVHSAAGRVTAQLA; the protein is encoded by the coding sequence ATGACCCGTACCTGGCATGTCAGTTCCGTCACCGACGCCGCCCGGGCCCGTATCGCCACCGCACGGCTGGCCACCGCGCACGGCGTCTCCCCGACCGACCGGGCCCGGCTGGTGTCCATGCTCACCGCGCAGCTGCGGCAGTGCCTCACCAAGGGAGGCGCGTGGCTGCTGACCACGCGGGTCACCACGGCGCGGCCCGGCGGTACCCGGTTCCTGGTCGAGGTGACGTCGCCGAACCGGCGGCCGGGCGAGTTCCGGCAGCCCTGGCGGCTGACGGTCGCCTGCTCGGAGGAGGGCCGACTGCCGGACAGCGAGTACGTGTCCGGTGATCCGACGACGCTCGCGGAGGCCCTGTTCGGGGCCGACGAGGACACCGCGCTGCTGCTGGAGAAGCTCGACGAGCAGGAGGCGCTGGTCGCGTTCCACCGCGAGGAGCTCCACCAGACCAACCAGGGCGTCCTCGCCCTGCACGCCGAACTGGACGCTGCCGGGCGTGCGCAGCGCGACCTCTTCGCCGCCGAGCAGAAGGCCCGCAAGGAGGCCGAGAACGCGCGGGGCCGTCTGACCTTCCTCGCCGACGCCAGCGCCGCCCTGACCGCGTCCCTCAACCCCGACGCGATCATGCGGCTGCTGCCCACCCTCCTGGTGCCCCGGTACGCCCGCACCGCCGACGTATGGCTGTTCGACGGGGAAAGCGACGTGGCCCGCGGCGGCCCCCGTCCGGCCGCCGCCGTCGTCGCGGCCCGCCGCGGGCGCCCCCAGTACGCCGCCGACCACCCCGGCGGCCTCCCCGGAGTCGACGACCAGCCGCCCTCGGCGCTCGACCCCGCCCGGCCACTGCTGTGCGTGCCCCTGATGACCCGGGGCGCGCCCCTGGGCGTGCTGACGCTGTCACCGCCCCATGACGAGCGCTGGGACGCCGACGACGCCTTCATGCTGATCGAGCTTGCCCGGCGGGCCGGTGTCGCCCTGGAGAACGCCCGGCGCTTCGAGCACAACCGCGACATCGCCGAGACCCTGCAACGGGCCCTGCTCACCGAGCTGCCCACCACCCCGGGGCTACGGCTGGCCGCGCGCTATCTGCCGGCCACCCGGGGCCTGAACATCGGCGGCGACTGGTACGACGCCTTCCGCCAGCCCGACGGCGGCCTGATCACCGTGATCGGCGACGTCACCGGGCACGGTCTGCACGCCGCGGTGATGATGAGCCAGCTGCGCACCGCGCTGCGCGCCTACGCGGTCGACGGCAAGACCCCCGGTCAGCTCCTCACCCACCTCCATCTGTTCCTGCACCATCTGCAGCCCGACCTGTACGCCACCGCCGTCATAGCCCGGTTCCATCCGCACGAACCCACCCTCACCTGGGCCGCCGCGGGACATCCGCCGCCGGTGCTGCGCTCACCCGACGGGGAGGTGCGGATCCTGGACGCCAAGCCCGGCGCGATGCTCGGCATCCCCCTCCACCAGGAGATCGCCGACCACACCGCCCCGCTGCCGCCCGGCTCGACCCTGGCGCTCTACACGGACGGGCTGGTGGAACGCCGTGCCCAGGGCATCGACCCGGGCATCGAACAGTTGGCCACGGTCCTCGGGGGGCTGCCGCCCGCCACGCTCGACGACGACCTCGAGGAATCCGCCGACCAGCTCCTCCACCCCTTGCTGGACGACGAGCACGAGGACGACGTGTGCCTGCTGCTCTGCCATGTGCACAGTGCCGCGGGGCGTGTCACGGCGCAGCTCGCCTAA
- a CDS encoding STAS domain-containing protein, with product MSVAQNPLSIKVDLPRDDAVLLTIEGELDIDTATELQHHLANQLRHGRRHFLLDVSAVPFMDSSGMNIILRTYQEVRRIPGGVYVIAPTPAVRRILDLTGVSITVATVDSVDEALAAVDSGQVARHPDEPTAKE from the coding sequence GTGTCCGTTGCCCAGAATCCCCTGTCGATCAAGGTCGACCTGCCCCGGGACGACGCCGTGCTGCTCACGATCGAGGGCGAACTGGACATCGACACGGCCACCGAGCTGCAACATCACCTGGCGAACCAACTGCGCCACGGGCGGCGGCATTTCCTGCTGGACGTGTCGGCCGTCCCCTTCATGGACTCGTCCGGCATGAACATCATCCTGCGGACGTATCAGGAGGTGCGGAGGATCCCCGGCGGCGTGTACGTCATCGCCCCTACGCCGGCCGTGCGGCGCATACTCGATCTCACCGGCGTCAGCATCACCGTGGCCACGGTGGACAGCGTGGACGAGGCGCTGGCCGCCGTGGATTCCGGTCAGGTCGCCCGGCATCCGGACGAACCCACGGCGAAGGAATAG
- a CDS encoding ATP-binding protein yields MTSTERHPLVDHDTASVEGSSARAARPPVAITTAAAARRHVREFVGERWRSSGGPPTEQSMIDLILVVSELVTNAVRHGGGIAEFDVALTPEGVRLSVRDHSAAVPVGLHGPGVLPRAHEGNGYGWPLINRLSSEVDVERRASGGKTISVLVPLT; encoded by the coding sequence ATGACATCGACGGAACGTCACCCCCTCGTGGACCACGACACCGCATCCGTGGAGGGATCGTCCGCCCGGGCGGCGCGGCCGCCGGTCGCGATCACCACCGCCGCGGCGGCCCGCCGTCATGTGCGGGAGTTCGTGGGGGAGAGGTGGCGTTCCTCGGGCGGGCCGCCGACCGAGCAGTCGATGATCGATCTCATCCTCGTCGTCTCCGAACTGGTCACGAACGCGGTCCGGCACGGCGGCGGCATCGCCGAGTTCGATGTCGCCCTCACTCCTGAGGGCGTGCGCCTGAGTGTGCGGGACCACAGCGCCGCCGTGCCCGTGGGCCTCCACGGGCCCGGCGTGCTGCCCCGCGCCCACGAGGGCAACGGCTACGGATGGCCGCTGATCAACAGGCTCTCCAGCGAGGTCGACGTCGAGCGCCGCGCGTCCGGCGGCAAGACGATCAGCGTGCTGGTGCCGCTGACCTGA
- a CDS encoding MarR family winged helix-turn-helix transcriptional regulator: MTSSAPQPRPDEVARVTSEASELLEVLWGRASTAPVSASQIRVLFILEHNDGINLRMLADALGSTPPSTSRLCDRLEAVGFVERHASTASRRELCLRLSRRGRSFLVDLRARRERALRSVLEQMPAVKRTALLEGLEAFCVAAATQIHEGDATDARSA, encoded by the coding sequence GTGACTTCCTCCGCCCCGCAGCCACGGCCGGACGAGGTGGCGCGAGTGACCTCCGAGGCGTCCGAGCTGCTGGAGGTCCTGTGGGGGCGCGCCTCGACGGCGCCGGTGTCCGCCTCCCAGATCCGCGTGCTGTTCATCCTGGAGCACAACGACGGCATCAATCTGCGGATGCTCGCCGACGCCCTCGGCTCCACACCGCCCTCCACCAGCCGGCTGTGCGACCGCCTGGAGGCGGTGGGCTTCGTCGAGCGCCACGCCAGCACGGCCAGCAGGCGCGAGCTGTGTCTGCGGCTGAGCCGGCGCGGACGGTCCTTCCTGGTGGACCTGCGCGCCCGCCGCGAACGCGCCCTGCGGTCCGTGCTGGAGCAGATGCCGGCCGTGAAGCGCACCGCGCTGCTGGAGGGGCTGGAGGCGTTCTGTGTCGCCGCGGCGACGCAGATCCACGAGGGCGACGCCACCGACGCCCGGAGCGCCTGA
- a CDS encoding ATP-binding protein produces the protein MATEPRRDDILPAEEIYDSHAAFDGELGDVTGARTAAEGFLGVLAHTSPPGAVEHWDDILLVVTELAANAVQYAPGRFELTMRRTLDGVHVTLRDTSTTPPAPRPFSPSKGGGGIGWYLIHTLCDEVSVVVHDHGKDVHVFLPW, from the coding sequence ATGGCAACAGAGCCACGTAGGGACGACATACTGCCTGCCGAGGAGATCTACGACAGCCACGCCGCCTTCGACGGAGAGCTCGGCGACGTGACGGGGGCCCGTACGGCCGCCGAGGGGTTCCTGGGCGTCCTCGCCCACACGTCACCGCCTGGGGCGGTCGAGCACTGGGACGACATCCTGCTGGTGGTCACCGAGCTGGCGGCCAACGCGGTGCAGTACGCCCCGGGGCGCTTCGAGCTGACGATGCGCCGCACCCTGGACGGTGTGCATGTGACGCTGAGGGACACGAGCACGACGCCGCCCGCGCCGCGCCCCTTCAGTCCCAGCAAGGGTGGCGGCGGTATCGGCTGGTATCTGATCCACACGCTGTGCGACGAGGTGAGCGTGGTGGTGCACGACCACGGCAAGGACGTCCACGTGTTCCTGCCCTGGTGA
- a CDS encoding MarR family winged helix-turn-helix transcriptional regulator: MTGPADFDRQVLDAVENLVPLWFSAVEDVTPRLSPRQILALRAVRHRPELNLTALAEQLAVGLPTASRLCDRLEAAGLLQRYVRLDDRREVRLVLTEGGHGFLADVTERLSARLGDVLAAMPPARRARVEQVLRALGGSG; the protein is encoded by the coding sequence ATGACCGGCCCCGCCGACTTCGACCGGCAGGTTCTCGACGCCGTGGAGAACCTGGTGCCGCTCTGGTTCTCGGCAGTCGAGGACGTCACGCCGCGGCTGTCCCCGAGACAGATACTGGCGCTCAGAGCGGTGCGCCATCGTCCCGAGCTGAACCTGACCGCCCTGGCGGAGCAGCTCGCCGTCGGCCTGCCCACGGCCAGTCGGCTCTGCGACCGGCTCGAAGCGGCCGGTCTGCTCCAGCGGTACGTCCGGCTCGACGACCGGCGCGAGGTGCGCCTGGTGCTGACGGAGGGCGGGCACGGGTTCCTCGCGGACGTCACCGAGCGTCTGTCCGCGCGTCTCGGCGACGTCCTGGCGGCGATGCCGCCGGCGCGACGCGCGCGTGTCGAGCAGGTGTTGCGGGCCCTGGGGGGATCCGGTTAG
- a CDS encoding RNA polymerase sigma factor SigF, with protein sequence MAAVTARTTATARGRVTADGVDLPLIEDPSRVRPKDAREMSRQFFDRLAMLDEGTHAYQYVRNTLIEMNLSLVRYAASRFRGREDSLEDIVQVGTIGLIKAIDRFELSREVEFTTFAVPYIVGEIKRFFRDTSWAVHVPRRLQEARVELARATDELQSRLGRMPTTRELSELMSLSEEEVIEARKASNGYNTSSLDAALTSDGGEDGDTALGDLIGEEDPSLQLVEDFHSLAPLIAELDDRERRILHLRFVEELTQSQIAEQLGVSQMHVSRLISRIIKRLRAGLLEPGVA encoded by the coding sequence ATGGCAGCCGTGACGGCACGCACAACGGCCACGGCACGGGGGAGGGTCACGGCGGATGGGGTGGACCTGCCCCTGATCGAGGACCCGTCGCGGGTCAGGCCGAAGGACGCGCGGGAGATGTCGCGGCAGTTCTTCGACCGGCTGGCCATGTTGGACGAGGGCACGCACGCGTATCAGTACGTGCGCAACACCCTCATCGAGATGAATCTCTCGCTCGTGCGGTACGCGGCATCGCGCTTCCGCGGCCGTGAGGACTCCCTGGAGGACATCGTCCAGGTCGGGACCATCGGGCTGATCAAGGCCATCGACCGGTTCGAGCTGTCCCGGGAGGTGGAGTTCACCACGTTCGCCGTGCCGTACATCGTCGGCGAGATCAAGCGGTTCTTCCGGGACACGAGCTGGGCGGTCCATGTGCCGCGGCGGCTGCAGGAGGCCCGGGTGGAGTTGGCCCGCGCCACGGACGAACTGCAGTCCCGGCTGGGCCGCATGCCGACGACGCGTGAGCTGTCCGAGCTGATGTCCCTGTCCGAGGAGGAGGTCATCGAGGCGCGCAAGGCGTCCAACGGCTACAACACCTCCTCGCTCGACGCGGCGCTCACCTCCGACGGCGGTGAGGACGGCGACACCGCGCTGGGCGACCTCATCGGCGAGGAGGACCCGTCGCTGCAACTCGTCGAGGACTTCCACTCGTTGGCGCCGCTGATCGCCGAACTCGACGACCGTGAGCGGCGGATCCTCCATCTGCGGTTCGTGGAGGAACTCACCCAGTCGCAGATCGCCGAGCAGCTCGGGGTGTCCCAGATGCATGTGTCCCGGCTGATCAGCCGCATCATCAAGCGGCTGCGCGCGGGCCTCCTGGAACCCGGAGTCGCCTGA
- a CDS encoding ATP-binding SpoIIE family protein phosphatase, with amino-acid sequence MPRVWEVPVHDSTRVRDARVAAEAAAARAGLDDSRAAGCALVATELATNLLKHAGGGLILLDVVSRPAPERADGAAPMVQIVAIDHGPGVRDVAGALRDGFSTTSSLGAGLGTCRRVADDFDLHSTVGRGTIALARLGARPERRSGPSPSPAPAVRAGGVNVPFAGAEFSGDAWAWVQAGDLTTLMLADGLGHGTAAARASSAAVEQLYRAPELPPAQLLRRLEGALRDTRGAAVAVAQLDVGAGRLLFSGIGNIGARLRTGADWQPLLSRPGIVGAHRAAHLPQHEAAWEDDCLLVLHSDGLPSRWSPGPAAHSPSLDPAVIAAVIVRDASSPARPVRDDTTVAVLSPSPPDHLP; translated from the coding sequence ATGCCACGCGTCTGGGAGGTTCCGGTGCACGATTCCACCCGGGTGCGCGACGCCCGGGTGGCCGCCGAGGCCGCGGCCGCGCGGGCCGGGCTGGACGACAGTCGTGCCGCCGGTTGCGCGCTGGTCGCCACCGAACTGGCGACGAATCTGCTCAAGCACGCCGGTGGCGGGCTGATACTGCTCGACGTCGTCTCCCGCCCCGCCCCGGAGCGGGCGGACGGCGCGGCCCCCATGGTGCAGATCGTGGCGATCGACCACGGGCCGGGGGTGCGCGACGTCGCGGGCGCGCTGCGGGACGGCTTCTCGACGACGTCCTCGCTCGGCGCCGGTCTCGGCACCTGCCGACGGGTCGCCGACGACTTCGACCTGCACAGCACGGTCGGCCGGGGCACCATCGCCCTGGCCCGGCTCGGCGCCCGACCGGAACGCCGCTCCGGTCCGTCCCCCTCCCCCGCACCGGCCGTGCGCGCCGGCGGCGTCAACGTGCCCTTCGCGGGAGCGGAGTTCTCCGGCGACGCCTGGGCCTGGGTCCAGGCGGGCGACCTCACCACGCTGATGCTCGCCGACGGCCTGGGCCACGGCACGGCGGCGGCGCGGGCCTCCTCGGCGGCCGTGGAGCAGCTGTACCGCGCGCCCGAACTGCCCCCCGCACAGCTGCTGCGACGGCTGGAGGGCGCGCTGCGCGACACCCGGGGCGCGGCCGTCGCCGTCGCCCAACTCGACGTAGGCGCAGGGCGGTTGCTGTTCTCCGGCATCGGCAACATCGGCGCCCGGCTGCGCACCGGCGCGGACTGGCAGCCGTTGCTGTCGCGGCCCGGCATAGTCGGCGCCCATCGGGCCGCCCATCTCCCGCAGCACGAGGCGGCCTGGGAGGACGACTGCCTGCTCGTGCTGCACAGCGACGGCCTGCCCAGCCGCTGGAGTCCGGGGCCCGCCGCCCACAGCCCCTCCCTCGACCCCGCTGTGATCGCCGCCGTGATCGTGCGCGACGCGAGCAGCCCCGCCCGGCCGGTACGCGACGACACCACCGTCGCCGTACTGAGCCCCTCCCCGCCGGACCACCTTCCATGA
- a CDS encoding SigB/SigF/SigG family RNA polymerase sigma factor, with protein MLVNVSANGSGTSVRPGTPDRRTHDDAPDTATAFARLAAMEPGPERDHVRDELVRAWLPMAHRIAGRFRNRGESLEDLRQVAAMGLVKAVDRYEPERGAFESYAVPTITGEIKRHFRDRMWTLRVPRRVQDLRNKVRVARRELSQTSGGAAEPSVADIAALAGLTEEEVNAGMEALDSFSALSLDAEMSSGDDGYSLADTLGAPDTAYDVVVDREAVKEGLRRLPERERAILYMRFFEDMTQNRIADRLGISQMHVSRLISRSCARVREEALGRTAPSA; from the coding sequence ATGCTGGTCAATGTGTCCGCAAACGGTTCAGGCACCTCCGTCCGTCCCGGTACCCCCGACAGGAGGACGCACGACGACGCCCCCGACACCGCCACCGCCTTCGCCCGGCTCGCGGCCATGGAGCCGGGACCCGAACGTGACCACGTACGAGACGAACTCGTCCGGGCCTGGCTGCCCATGGCGCACCGCATCGCCGGCCGCTTCCGCAACCGCGGCGAGTCGCTGGAGGATCTGCGCCAGGTCGCCGCGATGGGACTGGTCAAGGCGGTGGACCGCTACGAGCCCGAGCGGGGCGCGTTCGAGAGCTACGCCGTGCCCACCATCACCGGCGAGATCAAGAGGCACTTCCGCGACCGGATGTGGACGCTCCGCGTCCCCCGGAGGGTCCAGGACCTCCGCAACAAGGTGCGCGTGGCACGCCGCGAACTCAGCCAGACCTCCGGCGGTGCCGCCGAGCCCTCGGTCGCCGACATCGCCGCCCTCGCGGGGCTCACGGAGGAAGAGGTCAACGCCGGCATGGAGGCGCTCGACAGCTTCAGCGCCCTGTCGCTCGACGCCGAGATGTCCTCGGGAGACGACGGCTACAGCCTCGCCGACACCCTCGGCGCACCCGACACGGCGTACGACGTCGTCGTGGACCGGGAGGCGGTCAAGGAAGGGCTGCGCCGACTGCCCGAGCGCGAACGCGCCATCCTCTACATGCGCTTCTTCGAGGACATGACGCAGAACCGTATCGCCGACCGTCTCGGCATCTCCCAGATGCACGTCTCCCGCCTCATCAGCCGCAGCTGCGCCCGCGTCCGTGAAGAGGCCCTCGGCCGCACCGCACCCTCCGCCTGA
- a CDS encoding anti-sigma regulatory factor, whose product MQTAGGISACLPIHSDLDLVWVRQHVRQAAAQLGFSLVEQTKLVTAASELARNTLVHGGGGQMECAPVDKGGARGLRLAFSDEGPGIADLDQALIDGYTSGEGLGMGLGGARRLVHEFAIDSRPGSGTTVTVTSWPAGAPRPREER is encoded by the coding sequence ATGCAGACCGCCGGCGGCATCTCCGCCTGCCTGCCGATCCACTCGGACCTCGATCTGGTGTGGGTACGTCAGCATGTGCGCCAGGCGGCCGCCCAGCTCGGCTTCAGTCTGGTCGAGCAGACCAAACTCGTCACCGCCGCCAGCGAGCTGGCCCGCAACACCCTCGTCCACGGAGGCGGGGGCCAGATGGAGTGCGCTCCCGTGGACAAGGGCGGCGCACGGGGGCTTCGGCTGGCGTTCAGCGACGAGGGGCCCGGCATCGCGGACCTCGACCAGGCCCTCATCGACGGCTACACCTCCGGCGAGGGCCTGGGGATGGGTCTCGGCGGCGCCCGGCGGCTGGTCCACGAGTTCGCGATCGACAGCCGCCCCGGCTCGGGCACGACGGTCACGGTGACGTCCTGGCCGGCGGGTGCGCCGCGCCCGCGTGAGGAGCGGTGA